A window of Exiguobacterium sp. FSL W8-0210 contains these coding sequences:
- a CDS encoding IS30 family transposase, whose translation MSYVHLTTSERVKIETYLELGFSMRKIAQHLGRQPSTISRELKRNPSYNAINAGLRYEMQKKNCGARTLFSTSLGSCILSKLRETWSPEQIAGRLFHEQGPSYSTIYRWIYKGFIKSDLGVLRQKGKRQKPRETRGRFNIGLPISKRPSDVRGRETFGHWELDTVVSGRGQTKACVATFIERKSRFYIVLPMVDRSSHSMEHAIQTLYSSFPSGTFQTMTTDRGKEFSCHERIQDSLGIPMYFADPYSSWQRGSNENANGLLREFFPKGTNFGMINKTELDYALSRINNRPRKCLDWKTAYEVFSEEVLRLI comes from the coding sequence ATGAGCTATGTTCATCTTACCACATCAGAAAGAGTCAAAATAGAAACTTATCTAGAGCTTGGATTTTCAATGCGAAAGATCGCTCAGCATCTCGGACGACAGCCGTCCACGATTTCACGTGAGCTCAAACGGAATCCTTCCTACAATGCGATCAACGCCGGACTGCGTTATGAGATGCAAAAAAAGAATTGTGGAGCACGCACGCTGTTCAGCACTTCGCTTGGCTCATGTATCCTTTCGAAACTGCGAGAGACATGGTCTCCCGAACAGATCGCCGGACGGCTCTTTCACGAACAGGGACCATCGTACAGTACAATCTATCGATGGATATATAAAGGATTCATCAAGAGCGATTTAGGCGTTTTACGACAAAAAGGAAAGCGCCAAAAGCCACGTGAGACAAGAGGTCGCTTCAACATCGGGCTTCCGATCAGTAAACGTCCGTCGGACGTCCGGGGTCGAGAAACGTTCGGGCATTGGGAGTTGGATACTGTCGTATCAGGACGAGGGCAGACAAAGGCGTGTGTTGCGACATTCATCGAACGTAAAAGTCGGTTCTATATCGTACTACCGATGGTCGACCGTTCTTCTCACTCGATGGAACATGCCATCCAAACACTTTACTCTTCTTTCCCATCGGGAACGTTTCAAACCATGACGACGGATCGCGGTAAGGAGTTCAGCTGTCACGAACGGATACAGGACTCTCTTGGTATCCCAATGTACTTTGCGGATCCCTATTCTTCATGGCAACGTGGCAGCAATGAGAATGCAAATGGTCTTCTCCGTGAGTTCTTCCCAAAGGGAACCAACTTCGGAATGATCAACAAGACAGAATTAGATTACGCACTTTCTAGAATCAACAATCGACCAAGAAAGTGTTTGGATTGGAAAACTGCATACGAGGTCTTTTCCGAAGAAGTGTTGCGCTTAATTTGA
- the ftsZ gene encoding cell division protein FtsZ codes for MLHFDEMMDQVAKIKVIGVGGGGSNAVNRMIEHGVQGVEFIAVNTDAQALNMSQADVKLQLGAKLTRGLGAGANPEIGKKAAEESREQLTEILSGADMVFVTAGMGGGTGTGAAPVIAEISKEIGALTVGVVTKPFMFEGRKRMQHAVSGVQNFKEKVDTLIVIPNDKLLEIVDRNTPMLEAFKEADNVLRQGVQGITDLIAVPGLINLDFADVKTIMTEKGSALMGVGVATGEHRATEAAKKAISSPLLETSIEGAKGVLMNITGSANLSLYEVTEAAQIVQSAADEEVNLIFGSVINDNLEDEIIVTVIATEFENEPLDFEIPSAQEMMKNLLKKKQATPPPTEESKPQVEETPVSSNPEPAKEPDVEETMDIPSFLRRNNR; via the coding sequence ATGTTGCATTTTGATGAAATGATGGACCAAGTAGCAAAAATCAAGGTCATCGGTGTAGGTGGTGGCGGTTCGAACGCTGTCAACCGAATGATTGAACACGGTGTCCAAGGCGTAGAATTCATCGCAGTAAACACGGACGCGCAGGCATTGAACATGTCACAAGCTGACGTAAAACTACAACTCGGTGCTAAATTGACACGTGGTCTCGGTGCGGGTGCCAATCCGGAAATCGGTAAAAAAGCGGCGGAAGAGAGCCGTGAGCAATTAACAGAAATCCTTTCAGGCGCTGACATGGTCTTCGTCACAGCTGGGATGGGTGGCGGAACTGGTACAGGAGCTGCTCCTGTCATCGCGGAGATTTCAAAAGAAATCGGTGCATTGACAGTCGGCGTCGTCACAAAACCATTTATGTTCGAAGGACGTAAACGGATGCAACATGCTGTTTCAGGTGTCCAGAACTTCAAAGAAAAAGTCGATACGTTGATCGTCATTCCGAACGATAAGTTACTTGAAATCGTTGATCGGAACACACCAATGCTTGAAGCGTTCAAAGAAGCAGATAACGTCTTGCGTCAAGGTGTACAAGGTATCACTGACTTGATCGCCGTACCTGGTCTGATCAACCTCGACTTCGCCGATGTGAAGACGATCATGACGGAAAAAGGTTCTGCTTTAATGGGTGTCGGTGTCGCGACAGGCGAACACCGCGCGACGGAAGCAGCGAAAAAAGCGATTTCGAGTCCGTTGCTTGAGACCTCGATCGAAGGCGCGAAAGGTGTTCTGATGAACATCACAGGTAGTGCGAACCTTAGCTTGTACGAAGTGACGGAAGCCGCACAAATCGTTCAGAGTGCAGCTGATGAGGAAGTCAACTTGATCTTTGGTTCTGTCATCAACGATAACCTAGAAGATGAAATCATCGTTACAGTCATCGCGACGGAATTCGAAAACGAACCACTCGATTTCGAAATTCCATCCGCTCAAGAAATGATGAAGAATTTATTGAAGAAAAAACAAGCGACTCCACCACCAACAGAGGAGTCAAAACCACAAGTCGAAGAGACACCTGTCAGCTCGAATCCCGAACCGGCTAAAGAGCCAGATGTCGAAGAAACGATGGACATCCCATCTTTCCTTCGCCGGAATAATCGTTGA
- the ftsA gene encoding cell division protein FtsA — protein sequence METKGTIAALDIGTSEVKLIVGELLGGTLNVLAEGSAPSAGVKRGVIVDIDQTVQAIKQAVTEVERTLGEPIGEVYVAISGEHIQVKDCQGMTSIKGEDNEITDDDVKDVLHSAMVMRIPNELSVVDVLPKTFTVDQQTEITDPRGMIGYRLEVTGKLIIGAKTILHSIKRSIERAGLELAGYVLESLAVSRIAASIDELELGVGIIDIGHETTTLSIYEKNDLVYSTTLPYGGDHLTRDLTYKMNCKYQDAKLAKEEYGVALEALGDPEEKVSYVTINGEHRFEPQSEIGFVLEARLEEIFEMIQKRMTQAGYAHMNSGLILCGGSSSLPGIDQLGKRIFKQSVNVYQPASLGIRHPKYAVAAGMLRYVLSRSAVSKSGFDRAEEKEAVAHGHEQDALLMNEQTSPTRNERPTREQPPKEKKSFSSFFEKFFG from the coding sequence ATGGAAACGAAAGGTACGATTGCCGCGCTCGACATTGGGACATCGGAGGTGAAACTCATCGTCGGTGAACTACTTGGTGGAACGCTGAACGTTCTTGCTGAAGGTTCTGCACCATCCGCGGGTGTTAAACGAGGTGTCATCGTTGACATCGATCAAACGGTACAAGCCATTAAACAAGCGGTTACGGAAGTGGAACGTACACTTGGTGAACCAATTGGTGAAGTATATGTCGCTATTTCCGGTGAACACATTCAAGTGAAGGATTGCCAAGGGATGACATCGATCAAAGGTGAGGACAATGAAATCACGGATGATGACGTGAAAGACGTTCTGCATTCTGCGATGGTCATGCGAATTCCGAACGAACTCAGTGTCGTCGATGTCTTGCCGAAGACCTTTACGGTCGATCAGCAAACAGAAATCACTGATCCGAGAGGAATGATCGGTTATCGTCTCGAAGTAACAGGGAAGCTCATCATCGGAGCGAAGACGATCCTACATAGCATTAAACGTTCCATTGAACGGGCTGGTTTAGAGCTTGCTGGATATGTGCTGGAGAGTTTAGCGGTATCTAGAATCGCAGCATCGATTGATGAACTCGAACTCGGTGTCGGAATCATCGATATCGGTCATGAGACGACGACACTTTCCATCTACGAAAAGAATGATCTCGTCTACTCGACGACGTTGCCATACGGTGGTGATCATCTGACACGTGATTTGACGTACAAGATGAACTGCAAATACCAAGATGCGAAACTCGCTAAAGAAGAATACGGCGTTGCACTCGAAGCACTCGGTGATCCGGAAGAGAAAGTTTCCTACGTCACGATCAACGGCGAACATCGTTTCGAACCACAATCAGAGATTGGATTCGTTTTAGAAGCACGACTTGAGGAAATCTTCGAGATGATTCAAAAACGAATGACGCAAGCAGGATACGCTCACATGAATAGTGGCTTAATCTTATGTGGGGGAAGTTCTTCATTACCGGGAATCGATCAGCTCGGAAAACGAATCTTCAAGCAGAGCGTCAATGTCTATCAACCTGCTAGTCTTGGTATTCGTCATCCGAAGTATGCCGTCGCAGCCGGTATGTTACGTTATGTGCTCTCAAGAAGCGCCGTATCGAAATCAGGTTTCGACCGGGCGGAAGAGAAGGAAGCCGTAGCGCACGGACATGAACAGGATGCACTGCTCATGAACGAACAGACGTCACCTACGCGAAACGAACGGCCAACACGTGAACAGCCTCCGAAAGAGAAAAAGTCATTCAGTAGTTTCTTTGAGAAATTCTTTGGTTAA
- a CDS encoding cell division protein FtsQ/DivIB — MRERRAVGRPQEDENVRSLEDKIPYIREQRRKKANRRLIYVLILIGLLVGVVFYLQSSYSRVARFDIDGNLNVKTSDILKASGVKVNETHAFNLSEEDILERIERVPGIQEATMQKQFLHQYRVTVTEEKEIAYAKDKPGDRIVLADGTIIPGKSKEELFDAPILTGFTDQSLNRLTKELVKIEPKVRSRISEIVANDKTDKGGLKLFMTDGNTVLLSTSSFSNSLNEYVKVISALPKGKTGTITIDGGIYFKPYKGKK, encoded by the coding sequence GTGAGGGAACGGAGAGCGGTTGGACGACCACAAGAGGACGAGAACGTCCGCAGCCTCGAGGATAAGATACCTTATATCCGTGAACAACGTCGCAAAAAAGCCAACCGGAGGCTCATCTATGTCCTGATTCTGATTGGTCTATTGGTCGGTGTCGTTTTTTATCTACAGTCGAGTTATTCTCGGGTCGCTCGATTTGATATTGATGGTAATCTTAATGTCAAAACATCAGATATCTTGAAGGCATCAGGAGTTAAGGTGAATGAGACACACGCCTTTAATCTATCAGAGGAAGACATTCTTGAACGAATCGAGAGGGTTCCAGGCATTCAGGAAGCAACGATGCAAAAACAGTTTTTGCATCAATATCGCGTGACGGTGACGGAAGAGAAAGAGATCGCTTACGCAAAGGATAAACCAGGAGACCGGATCGTACTGGCGGACGGAACGATCATTCCCGGAAAGTCGAAGGAAGAATTGTTCGATGCACCAATTCTGACTGGATTTACGGATCAATCATTAAATCGGTTGACGAAGGAACTCGTTAAGATCGAGCCGAAAGTACGTAGTCGGATCTCTGAAATCGTCGCAAACGATAAGACGGACAAGGGTGGTCTGAAATTATTCATGACGGATGGGAATACTGTGTTACTCAGTACATCATCCTTTTCAAATTCCTTGAATGAATACGTAAAGGTCATTTCTGCCTTACCAAAAGGAAAGACGGGAACGATTACAATTGATGGCGGTATCTATTTCAAGCCATATAAAGGAAAAAAATAG